Proteins from a genomic interval of Schistosoma mansoni strain Puerto Rico chromosome 6, complete genome:
- a CDS encoding putative alpha-galactosidase/alpha-n-acetylgalactosamini da se, with amino-acid sequence MATVPPMGWMTWQRFRCQTDCQNYPDGCISEKLIKRTADRLVLDGWRDLGYRYVIVDDCWPEWKRDSRTNEIVADNKRFPNGIKSVGQYLHSKNLRFGIYLDYGTRTCEGYPGSMNYLELDAKSVAKWEADYVKMDGCNSPENIMPDGYGKFSKLLNATGRPIVFSCSYPAYISWMKNTSLIDWKKLQNNCNLWRMLGDVQDSWSSVISIINAYKLQNAVLPKLAGPGHWNDPDMLLMGNFGLSDDQKRVQMGMWCMFSAPLLISADMDKLDNFSVSLLRNARLLAIDQDKGGHQAEFVKSQNDVQMWVRPLDGDPIGWAIACLFTTDGGGPIHFYTSLDEFKSQSYRISGDKFELVDVFSGDRFQVVQRTQKFMISINPSGIMMYRVRRVQQKTVSEEIDGLFQTLL; translated from the exons ATGGCTACCGTACCACCGATGGGTTGGATGACATGGCAACGATTTCGATGTCAAACTGATTGTCAGAACTACCCAGATGGTTGTATCAGTGAGAAATTGATCAAACGCACAGCTGACAGACTAGTATTAGATGGTTGGAGAGATTTAGGTTATCGTTATGTAATAGTAGATGATTGTTGGCCAGAATGGAAACGAGATTCTAGGACTAATGAAATCGTTGCAGATAATAAACGATTTCCTAAC GGTATTAAAAGTGTTGGACAATATTTACATTCTAAAAATCTACGATTTGGCATATATCTCGATTATGGAACACGAACATGTGAAGGTTATCCAGGAAGTATGAATTATTTGGAATTGGATGCTAAAAGTGTGGCTAAATGGGAAGCTGATTATGTAAAAATGGATGGATGCAATAGTCCAGAAAACATTATGCCAGATGGTTATGGAAAATTCTCTAAATTATTGAATGCAACTGGTAGACCAATAGTGTTCTCATGCAGTTATCCTGCTTACATTTCTTGGATGAAAAATACTAGTTTAATTGACTGGAAGAAATTGCAGAACAATTGTAATCTATGGCGTATGCTGGGCGACGTTCAAGATAGTTGGTCATCGGTTATCAGTATTATAAACGCATATAAACTCCAAAATGCTGTGTTACCGAAATTGGCTGGTCCAGGACACTGGAATGATCCTGATATGTTGTTAATGGGAAACTTTGGTCTTTCAGATGATCAGAAACGAGTGCAAATGGGTATGTGGTGTATGTTTTCTGCTCCACTACTGATCTCAGCTGACATGGACAAGTTGGATAATTTCAGTGTATCTTTATTACGTAATGCACGTTTATTGGCGATAGATCAAGATAAAGGTGGACATCAGGCGGAATTCGTCAAATCACAAAATGATGTACAG ATGTGGGTGAGACCGTTAGATGGAGATCCAATTGGTTGGGCAATCGCTTGTCTTTTCACGACTGATGGTGGTGGACCGATTCACTTTTACACAAGTCTTGATGAATTCAAATCACAATCGTATAGGATATCTGGTGATAAGTTTGAATTGGTGGATGTGTTCAGTGGGGACAGATTCCAAGTGGTTCAACGAACACAGAAATTTATGATTTCTATCAATCCAAGCGGGATAATGATGTATCGAGTTAGACGTGTTCAACAGAAGACTGTTTCTGAAGAAATTGATGGACTGTTTCAGACATTGTTATAG